A genome region from Brassica oleracea var. oleracea cultivar TO1000 chromosome C2, BOL, whole genome shotgun sequence includes the following:
- the LOC106324429 gene encoding receptor-like protein 12, producing the protein MSFLLRSICFLFVLNILNTFASPTRHLCRPEEKNALLEFVSEFEIRNLDDDVFSSFSYPKTNSWSNKSDCCSWDGIMCHAKSGEVVELDLSSSCFHGKLSSKSSLFKLQRLRVLNFAYNDLGSFEIPSQLGTLKELTLLNLSNTLSSGPIPTELLHLTKLVSLDLSSNSLSAQKSFLNNLSQNLTNLEELNLGLVDISSEIPPNISKLSSLKSLSLDDCNLFDMVGSLPEFNRNNSLVFLDLSWISLGNLPVSINNLKHLTTLRLGFCNLHEQISSSLGNLTNLSSLDLSSNFFNGHIPSSFGNLLHLTSLVLSYNRLSGQIPPSFANLNQLTTLSLVSNKLSGNFPLPLLNLTKLSELSLVNNHFTGTLPPNISALCNLETFEASENIFTGTLSSTLFNTPSLTYIDLKDNQLNAILEFGNISSPSKLERLSLGNNHFKGSLPISISSLVNLYSLDLSYYNTGMSVDFGFLSQLKGLIDLDISYINTTNIVDLSTIFLHLKSLSSLQLSGVHVSTAKMGLVSNLPTNLGTLHLSGCGITEFPKFLKNLQKMSHLDLSDNKIKGDVPHWLWNHLPMLAVLNLRNNSFTGLERYSNDSSRLELSVLDLSSNAFQGPLFDPPVSTEALLVSNNNFTGKIPESICEQRYLQTLDLSNNSFTGSIPQCLKNLNSYLSFLNLHHNQLNGSIPEIFTNAADLVSIDVSQNRLVGKLPRSLKSCTSLEVLNVRSNGIDDTFPFWLNTLPELKVIVLRNNNFKGPLHRHHPFGFPKLQIIDVSNNGFNGTLPSDYFSDWNMTRREDRSGVIYIRYNDYYHDSMVLMSKGVEMKLERILKLLTAIDLSGNELSGKIPESIGLLKDLIVLNLSSNGFTGDIPSSFGNQSQLESLDLSNNKLSGSIPPSLGDLSSLSYIKVSNNQLHGPIPQSTQFRTQSASSFEGNLGLCGLPLSEKCGEQSQEPEAEEAEEEEGVLSWTAAAIALAPGVILGLTIGHILVTQKTHWFMRFLA; encoded by the exons ATGAGCTTTCTTCTTCGTTCAATATGTTTCCTCTTCGTTTTAAACATTCTTAACACGTTTGCTTCTCCTACACGGCACTTGTGTCGACCCGAAGAAAAGAATGCCCTTTTGGAGTTCGTGAGTGAGTTTGAGATTCGGAATCTTGACGATGATGTTTTTTCTAGTTTTTCTTATCCCAAGACGAACTCGTGGAGCAACAAGAGTGATTGCTGTTCATGGGACGGTATCATGTGCCATGCCAAGTCTGGTGAAGTGGTCGAGCTAGACCTAAGTTCCAGTTGCTTCCACGGCAAACTAAGTTCCAAAAGCAGTCTTTTTAAACTGCAAAGGCTCCGTGTCCTTAATTTTGCTTACAACGATCTCGGCTCTTTTGAGATACCTAGCCAGCTCGGTACACTCAAGGAGTTAACACTACTCAACCTCTCAAACACTTTGTCATCTGGTCCAATTCCAACAGAGCTTCTTCATCTAACCAAGTTGGTGTCTCTTGACCTCTCTTCTAACTCATTATCAGCTCAAAAGTCATTTCTTAACAATCTTTCCCAGAATTTGACAAACCTAGAGGAGCTTAACCTAGGTCTTGTAGACATTTCTTCAGAAATTCCTCCAAATATCTCAAAACTATCCTCTCTCAAATCACTCTCTCTTGATGACTGTAACTTGTTTG ATATGGTAGGATCTCTTCCAGAGTTTAATAGAAATAACTCTCTTGTTTTCTTGGACCTCTCTTGGATATCCCTAGGTAACTTACCTGTCTCCATCAACAACCTTAAACACTTGACTACTTTGAGACTTGGGTTTTGCAATTTACATGAACAGATTTCATCTTCACTTGGAAACTTAACCAACCTATCCTCTCTTGACCTTTCATCTAATTTTTTCAATGGTCATATCCCTTCTTCATTTGGAAATCTTCTCCATCTTACCTCTTTAGTCCTTTCTTATAATAGACTTAGTGGCCAAATCCCACCTTCCTTTGCCAATCTTAATCAACTTACTACCTTAAGTCTTGTTTCCAATAAGCTTAGTGGTAACTTTCCTCTTCCATTACTCAATCTCACAAAGTTGTCAGAGTTATCACTAGTCAACAATCATTTCACAGGTACACTTCCTCCAAACATAAGTGCACTTTGCAACTTAGAGACCTTTGAAGCAAGTGAAAACATTTTCACTGGAACTCTCTCTTCTACTCTCTTCAACACCCCTTCTTTGACTTACATCGATTTGAAAGATAATCAACTCAATGCCATTCTTGAGTTTGGGAATATCTCTTCACCATCTAAGCTAGAAAGGTTATCACTTGGCAATAACCATTTCAAAGGGTCTCTCCCAATATCCATTTCAAGCTTAGTCAATCTTTACAGCCTTGACCTTTCTTATTACAACACGGGGATGTCAGTAGACTTTGGTTTCTTATCACAACTCAAGGGTCTCATAGATCTGGACATAAGCTATATAAACACCACAAATATAGTTGACTTGAGTACCATCTTCTTACATCTCAAGTCCCTATCTTCACTGCAGCTGTCAGGGGTACATGTCTCGACCGCGAAAATGGGTTTAGTTTCTAATCTACCAACGAACTTAGGCACCTTGCACTTGTCAGGCTGTGGTATCACAGAGTTTCCAAAATTCCTAAAGAACCTACAAAAGATGTCTCACTTGGATCTCTCAGACAACAAAATCAAAGGTGACGTGCCACATTGGCTGTGGAATCATCTACCAATGTTAGCAGTCCTGAATCTACGCAACAACTCTTTCACCGGTCTTGAAAGATACTCAAATGATTCATCTAGACTGGAGCTTAGTGTTCTAGATTTGAGTTCAAACGCGTTCCAAGGACCGTTGTTCGACCCACCAGTCTCCACAGAAGCATTACTCGTCTCCAACAACAACTTCACAGGAAAGATCCCTGAATCCATATGTGAGCAGAGATATCTACAAACCCTTGATTTATCCAACAACAGCTTCACAGGCTCAATACCTCAATGTCTAAAGAATCTGAACAGTTATCTTTCATTTCTTAACCTCCACCATAATCAACTCAATGGAAGTATTCCAGAAATATTCACCAACGCCGCTGACTTAGTATCCATTGACGTCAGCCAAAACAGGTTGGTTGGGAAGCTTCCAAGGTCACTGAAGAGCTGCACTAGCCTCGAAGTTCTCAACGTTAGAAGCAATGGAATCGACGACACGTTTCCTTTCTGGCTGAATACTTTGCCTGAGCTAAAAGTCATTGTCCTCCGCAACAACAACTTCAAAGGACCTTTACACCGTCATCATCCTTTCGGATTTCCCAAGCTGCAAATCATTGATGTATCCAACAATGGCTTCAACGGGACACTACCATCAGATTACTTTTCAGACTGGAACATGACAAGACGTGAAGATCGGTCGGGAGTTATTTACATCAGATATAATGATTATTACCATGATTCAATGGTCTTGATGAGTAAAGGAGTAGAGATGAAACTGGAACGGATATTGAAACTCTTAACAGCTATTGACTTGTCAGGAAATGAACTCAGTGGAAAGATCCCTGAGTCCATTGGTCTGCTCAAGGATCTTATTGTGCTCAATCTATCAAGCAACGGTTTCACTGGTGACATACCTTCATCTTTTGGGAATCAGAGTCAGCTCGAGTCATTAGACTTATCGAATAACAAGCTTTCAGGGTCAATTCCACCTTCTCTCGGGGATCTCTCTAGTCTGTCTTACATCAAGGTTTCCAACAACCAGCTCCACGGTCCAATACCGCAAAGTACACAGTTCCGAACTCAGTCTGCTTCGTCTTTTGAAGGAAACCTTGGACTGTGTGGTCTTCCTCTCAGTGAAAAGTGCGGAGAGCAATCACAAGAGCCAGAAGCAGAGGAAGCAGAGGAGGAAGAAGGAGTACTGAGCTGGACTGCAGCTGCCATAGCCTTAGCACCTGGAGTTATCCTCGGGTTGACAATTGGGCACATTTTGGTTACACAAAAGACTCACTGGTTCATGAGATTTCTTGCGTGA
- the LOC106327440 gene encoding probably inactive leucine-rich repeat receptor-like protein kinase At5g48380, with amino-acid sequence MMVSSSRLVFAIFLGNCLWLLLLSSSIDANEANVNCLRTIYKQVKDPNGYLTSWVFGNQTAGYICKFAGVTCWHDDENRVLSIKLGGYGLEGEFPLGIKNCTDLTALDLSKNNFSGPLPSNVTSFIPLVTILDLSYNQFSGPIPPSISNITFLNSLMLQHNQFTGTLPAELVLLGRLTSFSVAGNLLTGRIPAFNDTTLKIRVDDFASNPGLCGKPLEACKGPKSSRVKVIVIAAVGGLSVAALVVGVVLFFYFRRLAVVRKKMRDDPEENRWARILKGQKGVKVFMFKKSVSKMKLSDLMKATEEFKKDNIIGKGRTGTMYKGVLEDGTPLMVKRLQDSQHSEKELDSEMKTLGSVKHRNLVPLLGYCIAKKERLLIYEYMPNGYLYDRLHPSDEDSYNPMDWPSRLKIAIGSAKGLAWLHHSCNPRIIHRNISSKCILLTADFEPKISDFGLARLMNPIDTHLSTFVNGEFGDFGYVAPEYSRTMVATPKGDVYSFGVVLLELVTGQKATSVMTRDSEEEDKEESCFKGNLVEWITKLSSESKLHEAIDRSLVGKGVDDEIFKVLKVACNCVLPEVAKQRPTMFEVYQFLRAIGESYNFTTEDDILVPSESGEADFIEELIVR; translated from the exons ATGATGGTGAGTAGTAGTAGGTTAGTATTCGCAATTTTCCTCGGGAACTGTCTCTGGTTGCTGCTCCTGTCTAGCTCGATCGATGCAAACGAGGCCAACGTTAACTGCTTGAGGACCATATATAAACAAGTTAAGGATCCTAATGGATATTTAACGAGCTGGGTGTTTGGCAACCAGACTGCTGGTTACATCTGCAAGTTCGCTGGTGTGACTTGCTGGCATGATGATGAGAATAGAGTTTTGAGCATTAAGCTCGGTGGTTATGGTCTAGAAGGAGAGTTCCCTCTTGGGATTAAGAACTGCACTGATCTAACAGCTCTAGATCTTTCTAAAAACAATTTCTCTGGACCTTTACCATCCAACGTAACCTCATTCATTCCACTTGTCACAATTCTAGACCTCTCTTACAATCAGTTCTCTGGTCCAATCCCTCCTAGTATCTCAAACATTACCTTTTTGAACTCTCTTATGCTTCAGCATAATCAGTTCACCGGTACCCTTCCTGCCGAGCTTGTTCTGCTCGGACGGCTCACTAGTTTCTCTGTGGCTGGCAATCTTCTCACAGGTCGTATCCCAGCTTTCAATGATACAACATTGAAAATTAGGGTGGATGACTTTGCTAGTAATCCAGGTTTGTGTGGTAAGCCTCTGGAAGCATGTAAAGGTCCTAAAAGCTCTCGTGTTAAAGTTATTGTTATAGCAGCAGTTGGTGGACTGTCTGTGGCAGCATTGGTCGTTGGGGTTGTTCTCTTCTTCTACTTCCGTAGATTGGCTGTTGTTAGGAAGAAGATGAGAGATGATCCTGAAGAAAACAGATGGGCAAGAATCTTGAAAGGACAGAAAGGTGTTAAG GTTTTCATGTTTAAGAAGTCAGTTTCAAAGATGAAGTTGAGCGATCTCATGAAGGCAACAGAGGAGTTCAAGAAAGATAACATCATTGGGAAAGGAAGAACAGGAACTATGTACAAAGGAGTGCTTGAAGACGGTACTCCTCTTATGGTAAAGAGGTTGCAAGATTCTCAACATTCTGAAAAGGAGCTTGACTCGGAGATGAAGACATTGGGATCTGTAAAACACAGAAACTTGGTCCCTCTCTTGGGTTACTGTATTGCCAAGAAGGAGAGGCTTCTTATATACGAGTACATGCCCAACGGCTACCTTTATGATCGGTTACATCCCTCAGATGAAGACTCTTACAACCCTATGGACTGGCCTTCACGGCTGAAGATCGCTATTGGCTCTGCAAAAGGACTAGCGTGGCTTCACCACAGCTGCAACCCGAGGATCATTCATCGCAACATAAGCTCCAAATGCATCTTGTTGACTGCGGATTTCGAGCCTAAGATCTCAGACTTCGGTCTGGCTAGGCTGATGAACCCCATTGATACTCATTTAAGCACATTTGTCAATGGGGAGTTTGGTGATTTCGGTTATGTTGCTCCTGAGTATTCAAGAACCATGGTGGCAACTCCTAAAGGAGATGTATACAGCTTCGGGGTTGTGCTTTTAGAGCTAGTAACGGGGCAGAAAGCAACTAGTGTGATGACAAGAGATTCTGAAGAAGAAGACAAGGAAGAAAGCTGCTTCAAGGGTAACCTTGTGGAGTGGATTACAAAGCTATCAAGTGAGTCAAAACTGCATGAAGCTATTGACAGGTCTTTAGTTGGGAAAGGTGTGGATGATGAGATATTCAAAGTGCTTAAAGTAGCATGCAACTGCGTTTTACCGGAAGTAGCAAAGCAGAGGCCTACCATGTTTGAAGTGTATCAGTTTCTGAGAGCTATTGGAGAGAGCTATAACTTCACCACTGAAGATGACATCTTAGTTCCATCTGAATCAGGAGAAGCTGATTTCATTGAAGAGCTGATAGTTCGCTGA
- the LOC106327476 gene encoding FRIGIDA-like protein 3, with protein sequence MMEDTRSVASLMDSTSSKIQQLQKAFAELESQRAVTLNLRWNELEEHFHGLERSLKRRFHELEDQEKEYETKTRKAQELLEKKKAAVEAKEKASLERLQKKRDGAVFAINTALDKYNNNNAPNISAKAFAAEDENLDGTVQDVEISPVKAYPELVKLCRDMDSAGLHKFVSDNRKNLALLKEEIPVALKYAANPGTLVLDSLEGFYPTTTDGKKDANLLGTRRTCIMVMECLSVLLSGLDSNSLVAVLSESVKDRAKGVAEGWSPLLETIDMDAGNGNSLEAHAFLQLLATFGIVSDFKEDGILKLIPMVSRRRQAAELCRSLGLSEKMPGVIEVLVNSGKQIDAVNLAFAFGLTEKFPPVELLKCYLTEATRSSSQGNASPAVQDEFSERELTGLKAVIKCVEEHNLEEQYPVEPLHKRILQLEKAKAEKKRATEPTKPQTKRPRGPQPRVTENNNKTGYGRVIPERYPQYVYDNRPFLNGPIMAAQAPPPQTYTFSPAPAHGNFYGNCYQYQAPPYFH encoded by the exons ATGATGGAAGACACCAGGTCAGTTGCTTCCCTCATGGACTCCACATCATCCAAGATCCAGCAGCTTCAAAAGGCCTTTGCCGAACTCGAAAGCCAGCGCGCCGTAACACTCAACCTCAGATGGAACGAACTCGAGGAGCATTTCCACGGTCTCGAGAGGTCCCTGAAGAGACGGTTCCACGAGCTCGAGGACCAAGAGAAAGAGTACGAAACCAAAACAAGGAAAGCTCAAGAGCTACTAGAGAAAAAGAAAGCAGCTGTAGAGGCCAAGGAGAAGGCGTCGCTCGAAAGGCTTCAGAAGAAGAGAGACGGAGCTGTGTTTGCTATCAACACTGCTTTAGATAAGTACAACAACAACAACGCTCCCAACATCAGTGCAAAAGCCTTTGCTGCTGAGGATGAGAATCTTGATGGTACTGTGCAAGATGTGGAGATCTCACCTGTGAAGGCTTATCCGGAGTTAGTGAAACTCTGTAGGGATATGGACTCAGCAGGGCTTCATAAGTTTGTATCAGACAATCGTAAGAACCTTGCATTATTGAAGGAGGAGATTCCTGTGGCGTTAAAGTATGCAGCAAACCCTGGCACTTTAGTGTTGGACTCTTTGGAAGGGTTTTATCCCACAACCACTGATGGGAAGAAAGACGCTAACCTCTTGGGAACGCGGAGGACATGTATCATGGTGATGGAGTGCCTCAGCGTGCTGTTGTCTGGTCTAGACAGCAACTCTCTTGTTGCTGTTCTCTCGGAAAGTGTTAAGGATAGAGCAAAAGGTGTTGCAGAAGGATGGAGTCCACTTCTGGAAACTATTGACATGGATGCTGGCAATGGTAACTCTTTGGAGGCTCATGCTTTCTTGCAACTACTGGCTACTTTTGGTATTGTTTCGGATTTTAAAGAGGATGGAATCTTGAAGCTGATCCCTATGGTCTCACGTCGTCGTCAGGCAGCTGAGCTTTGCCGGTCTCTTGGATTGTCTGAAAAAATGCCTG GTGTGATTGAAGTTCTGGTGAACAGTGGAAAACAGATTGATGCTGTGAACTTGGCGTTTGCGTTTGGACTCACAGAAAAGTTCCCACCTGTTGAGTTACTTAAATGTTACTTGACTGAGGCAACTAGATCTTCCTCCCAAGGCAATGCATCTCCGGCTGTTCAG GATGAGTTCAGTGAGCGGGAGCTTACAGGTCTTAAAGCCGTGATAAAGTGTGTGGAAGAGCATAACCTGGAAGAGCAGTACCCAGTGGAGCCACTACACAAACGGATTCTCCAGCTGGAGAAGGCCAAAGCAGAGAAAAAGAGAGCAACAGAACCCACAAAGCCTCAGACAAAGCGACCACGTGGTCCTCAACCCCGAGTCACTGAGAATAACAACAAGACAGGATATGGTAGAGTCATCCCTGAGAGGTATCCGCAGTATGTGTATGACAACAGACCGTTCCTTAATGGTCCAATCATGGCAGCACAAGCTCCTCCTCCTCAGACTTACACTTTCAGTCCAGCTCCTGCTCACGGTAACTTCTACGGGAACTGCTATCAGTACCAGGCTCCTCCTTACTTTCACTAG